One genomic window of Solanum dulcamara chromosome 10, daSolDulc1.2, whole genome shotgun sequence includes the following:
- the LOC129871099 gene encoding uncharacterized protein LOC129871099, whose protein sequence is MEEDQDLKYFCKLCDKRYPCGKSFGGHMRSHVLAKEKVEFKQKKLQSWIDGGKNNSKRDHKSQFELSEHSGYGLRDNPKKTWRASDSSSPLLPQENVCQQCGKMFQSLKALCGHMACHSGKEKGGSKDDHSWTSENKNLLMDSNSDTDDEELRLRSRSNTKRYNRLVAKSSSFCLVNNRSVSSSVSEIDEQDQEEVAKCLMMLSMDSGIWNGVNSVVESSDNNSVILETKSSSVDMKVARKDCLKPADNLDQTHQRCKKEADRNLKLDALNAEAQSENSDSGYFLGEYMKVESDASVDEFHRNGNYQRNTSNKSLGVLCDETRRDVEKGSNITSIKYITEMRNGSTKEYKYDSYGMASNLVKSESRKRTKDSSYDPELGNESSFRKIKLGFKGPEGCKHTQKKKKYECFNCKKTFSSYQALGGHRPCNKKANAYFESTYETVENGRDAENGPNYIDKGKHRETFSNRKPPAQDVNYNPEKKMKPKNFKVHECPFCNRMFKSGQALGGHKRSHFLVGSQEIHNQASTVKGEFADLLDLNLPAPVEDINGEPTFACW, encoded by the coding sequence ATGGAAGAAGATCAAGATTTGAAGTACTTTTGTAAGTTGTGTGACAAGAGGTATCCATGTGGGAAGTCATTTGGTGGTCACATGAGGTCTCATGTACTAGCAAAGGAAAAAGTTGAGTTCAAACAGAAAAAGTTGCAATCTTGGATTGATGGTGGGAAGAATAATAGCAAGAGAGATCATAAATCACAGTTTGAATTAAGTGAACATTCTGGTTATGGTCTTAGAGACAATCCCAAGAAAACTTGGAGGGCTTCCGATTCGAGCTCTCCTTTGTTGCCTCAGGAGAATGTTTGTCAGCAATGTGGTAAGATGTTTCAATCACTGAAAGCTTTGTGTGGCCATATGGCGTGTCACTCGGGCAAAGAAAAGGGAGGGTCGAAAGATGATCACTCGTGGACTAGTGAAAACAAGAATCTGTTGATGGACAGCAACTCGGATACTGATGACGAGGAACTAAGGCTGAGGAGCAGATCAAATACTAAAAGGTACAATAGACTTGTAGCTAAGTCTTCCTCTTTTTGCTTGGTTAATAATAGAAGTGTTTCGTCATCTGTTTCTGAGATTGATGAGCAAGATCAAGAGGAAGTAGCTAAGTGTTTGATGATGTTGTCTATGGATTCTGGGATTTGGAATGGTGTCAATTCAGTTGTTGAGTCTTCTGACAACAATTCTGTTATTTTGGAGACGAAATCATCATCTGTCGATATGAAAGTAGCTAGAAAGGATTGTCTAAAACCTGCTGATAATCTAGACCAAACACATCAAAGGTGCAAAAAAGAGGCGGACAGAAACTTGAAACTTGATGCTTTGAATGCTGAAGCTCAATCTGAGAATTCTGATTCCGGCTACTTTTTAGGTGAGTACATGAAAGTTGAATCAGATGCATCTGTTGATGAGTTCCATAGAAATGGTAATTACCAACGGAATACGTCTAACAAGAGCCTTGGAGTTTTGTGCGATGAGACTAGAAGAGACGTGGAAAAGGGCTCAAACATAACATCAATAAAGTATATAACAGAAATGAGGAATGGTTCAACCAAAGAATATAAATATGATAGCTATGGAATGGCTTCAAATTTGGTTAAGAGTGAATCAAGAAAGAGAACTAAGGATAGTTCTTATGACCCAGAATTAGGAAATGAGTCGTCGTTTAGGAAGATAAAGCTTGGTTTTAAAGGTCCTGAAGGATGCAAACATactcagaagaagaaaaagtacGAGTGCTTCAACTGCAAGAAGACTTTTAGCTCTTATCAGGCTCTTGGTGGACACAGACCCTGCAACAAAAAAGCCAATGCCTATTTCGAATCAACATATGAAACAGTTGAGAATGGTCGTGATGCTGAAAATGGTCCTAATTACATAGACAAGGGAAAGCATAGGGAGACATTTAGCAACAGAAAACCGCCTGCTCAAGATGTCAATTACAATCCTGAGAAGAAGATGAAgcctaaaaatttcaaagtacACGAATGTCCATTCTGCAACAGGATGTTTAAGTCAGGCCAAGCTTTAGGTGGCCACAAAAGGTCACATTTCCTTGTTGGTTCACAGGAGATTCACAATCAAGCTTCAACAGTCAAAGGAGAATTTGCTGATTTACTTGATCTTAACCTTCCTGCTCCTGTTGAGGACATCAACGGTGAGCCTACCTTTGCATGTTGGTAG